Proteins from a genomic interval of Lolium perenne isolate Kyuss_39 chromosome 1, Kyuss_2.0, whole genome shotgun sequence:
- the LOC127317774 gene encoding protein VASCULATURE COMPLEXITY AND CONNECTIVITY, with translation MAGKMDKTTKIVVAVVGSLGLLSTIMGFSAEGTKLTASDVLIGDGACYYPRNSSLALAICAALFLVVAQVIFAAVGGCCGCCKSRTMPSEKNRIIGVVCAVVSWITAVIAFALFVDGAAVNGEGLRETDTFGQCFILKDGIFAGAAILTLAATALGITSYVLLGRQTDAAAAAAPKAGGGIAMGQPQFPQQSPPQWYGQAPPPNYPQYPPPPAQGYGAHPPNQQFPHPQGHAQV, from the exons ATGGCCGGGAAAATGGATAAGACGACAAAAATCGTGGTCGCGGTGGTGGGTTCTCTCGGGCTTCTTAGCACAATCATGGGGTTCTCCGCCGAAGGCACGAAGCTCACT GCTTCGGACGTGCTGATCGGCGACGGGGCGTGCTACTACCCGCGCAACTCATCGCTGGCGCTCGCGATCTGCGCGGCCCTCTTCCTGGTAGTTGCCCAGGTCATCTTCGCGGCCGTCGGCGGCTGCTGCGGATGCTGCAAGTCCCGCACAATGCCCTCCGAGAAGAACCGGATCATCGGCGTCGTCTGCGCCGTCGTCTCATG GATCACGGCGGTGATCGCGTTCGCGCTGTTCGTGGATGGCGCGGCGGTTAACGGCGAGGGTCTGCGGGAGACGGACACGTTCGGGCAGTGCTTCATCCTCAAGGACGGCATCTTCGCCGGGGCGGCCATCCTCACGCTCGCCGCCACGGCACTCGGGATCACCTCCTACGTCCTGCTCGGCAGGCAGacggacgccgccgccgccgccgctcccaaGGCAGGAGGCGGGATCGCAATGGGGCAGCCGCAGTTCCCGCAGCAGTCTCCTCCCCAGTGGTACGGCCAGGCCCCGCCGCCGAACTACCCGCAGTACCCTCCTCCTCCAGCACAGGGCTATGGAGCCCACCCACCAAACCAGCAGTTTCCCCATCCTCAAGGACATGCGCAGGTGTAG